A single window of Helicobacter pylori DNA harbors:
- the gatC gene encoding Asp-tRNA(Asn)/Glu-tRNA(Gln) amidotransferase subunit GatC has product MQIDDALLQRLEKLSMLEIKDEHKESVKGHLAEVLGFVENIFALETHDLKTDTELCTPLREDEPKSQPHIAKEILSQNKHSQDHYFIVPKIIE; this is encoded by the coding sequence TGCAAATTGATGACGCATTATTGCAACGCTTGGAAAAATTGAGCATGTTAGAGATTAAAGACGAGCATAAAGAGAGCGTTAAAGGCCATTTAGCGGAGGTTTTAGGCTTTGTGGAAAACATCTTCGCTTTAGAAACTCATGATCTAAAAACGGATACAGAGCTATGCACCCCTTTAAGAGAAGACGAGCCCAAAAGCCAACCCCACATCGCCAAAGAGATTTTAAGCCAAAACAAACACAGCCAGGATCATTATTTCATTGTGCCTAAAATCATTGAATAG